One Ostrea edulis chromosome 2, xbOstEdul1.1, whole genome shotgun sequence genomic region harbors:
- the LOC125678283 gene encoding putative nuclease HARBI1, whose translation MAGDEEPTFICRKGFHAINVQAVVDANLSFTNIVVRWPGSTNDSFILTNSSLPNIMEGTDGWLLGDSGYPLKKWLLTPFAQPSNQQEQRSYYYLLLLYNRAHCSTRNTVERAFGVLKSRFRCMHKTGGTLQFGSEKCIKIIECCFRLHNKAILDKIPLQATNEAAVPVFHHHAAYQGNDNDGLTLRQRITQRF comes from the exons ATGGCAGGTGATGAGGAGCCCACATTCATCTGTAGGAAGGGATTCCATGCCATCAACGTGCAGGCCGTTGTGGATGCAAATCTCAG CTTTACAAACATAGTGGTGAGATGGCCTGGATCCACAAATGACTCCTTCATCCTAACAAATTCCTCTCTCCCAAACATTATGGAAGGAACAGATGGATGGCTGTTGGGGGATTCTGGGTACCCTTTGAAGAAGTGGCTTCTGACACCTTTTGCTCAGCCATCAAATCAGCAGGAGCAGAG gtcttattattatttattattattatacaacCGTGCCCACTGTTCCACTAGAAATACAGTAGAGAGAGCTTTTGGTGTACTCAAGAGCAGGTTTAg ATGTATGCACAAGACTGGTGggactttacaatttggttcGGAGAAATGCATCAAAATCATTGAATGCTGCTTTCGGCTCCACAACAAGGCTATCCTCGACAAAATACCCCTGCAAGCCACAAATGAGGCAGCTGTGCCAGTGTTTCACCACCATGCAGCATATCAAGGAAATGACAATGATGGTCTCACTTTGAGACAGAGGATAACACAGAGATTTTAA